The Marinilongibacter aquaticus genome has a window encoding:
- a CDS encoding T9SS type A sorting domain-containing protein — translation MKRIFPILILSTISVSLFAQNPFQKLRERAKVESKPGTEIICPASHVDENTFIDMPAEVKQALAMKKNLRPSSAEAANIVVEYDSSMPESAKAAFQRAIDIWASLLKSDVQINVAAVWQELGPNVLGSAGPATYYRNFSGAKKRNTWYPVALAEKMAGEDLNTPGDFDIVARFSSEQNWYYGTTGTPAVGQFDFTSVVLHELCHGLGFVGSLTVSGTQGVYGFGGGIPAAFDTYVINEKGQTVTDTNLFQNNTTALRNELISENLFFNADKAKNVNNDVYPRLYAPTVWESGSSVFHLNDKDFPAGTPNSLMTHSAGLREVNYDPGPITLNIMKEMGWRTTSILHNALRDYETATNVEIKARIISDTTLVANTATLNYVILDLATATLTDLENGLANPTKVPMQQVGSTDEYTAILPVSQNNVAVAYFLSVEDSDGYTSISPASYDVSPYLFFVGIPDQWGPVLDYGPPTFVNSGINIPVLTNVYDDYEAGIDTVFVNYAVNGVSAGSFGLRKYNPDTDSDFSQGIQNDNAYLSTEGFPSLSTNDRVTFTITARDAAGNETVIPTTQNSTDQEGTYDVDEYEFAATELLSPVDNYLSDFNSSTEDFAMIGFDINTAEGLADGSLHTSSPYKNGLGLIDPTSGNTFLSFDYNAIAFLRKPISLNADSLTIAFDEIVLVEPGEDGSVFEDADFWDYVAVEVSFDANTWYLADDGYDSGAQSAWKELFNSTLTPSTATNPTSVGVPTVALYRTREIDLSDIFDDSLDGLSIFIRFRLYSDQFVNGWGWSIDNLAIQLPKPQPLASETDPFDLKVSPNPSTDFVDLKAKLAGVDKVELEVMTVSGVNMFQENVDLSNNELSERLDTRSYAPGIYLVKLKSNKGVSTKKFMVLK, via the coding sequence ATGAAGAGAATATTTCCAATACTTATTCTGAGCACAATTTCAGTTTCTTTGTTTGCTCAAAACCCTTTCCAAAAGTTAAGAGAACGTGCAAAGGTAGAGTCGAAACCCGGAACCGAGATTATTTGCCCAGCGAGCCATGTAGACGAAAATACGTTTATCGATATGCCTGCCGAAGTGAAGCAGGCTTTGGCCATGAAGAAAAACCTGCGTCCTAGCAGTGCAGAGGCCGCGAATATTGTCGTTGAGTACGATTCGAGCATGCCCGAAAGTGCGAAAGCGGCTTTTCAAAGAGCAATCGATATTTGGGCTTCTCTTTTGAAATCGGATGTTCAAATTAATGTGGCGGCTGTTTGGCAAGAACTTGGGCCTAATGTTTTGGGTTCTGCAGGACCGGCCACTTATTACCGCAACTTCTCGGGAGCCAAAAAGAGAAACACTTGGTATCCTGTAGCTTTGGCCGAAAAAATGGCTGGAGAAGATTTGAATACTCCGGGCGATTTCGACATTGTGGCCCGTTTCAGTTCTGAGCAAAACTGGTATTACGGTACAACAGGTACGCCGGCTGTCGGACAATTTGATTTTACATCTGTGGTTTTGCACGAATTGTGCCACGGTTTGGGCTTCGTCGGTTCTTTGACCGTTTCCGGAACACAAGGAGTTTATGGTTTTGGCGGTGGTATTCCTGCGGCCTTCGATACTTATGTGATCAATGAAAAAGGGCAGACTGTAACCGATACTAATTTGTTCCAAAACAACACCACGGCACTGCGGAATGAATTGATTTCTGAAAACCTATTTTTCAATGCCGACAAGGCAAAGAATGTGAACAACGATGTTTATCCTCGCTTATATGCACCGACCGTATGGGAATCGGGCTCAAGTGTTTTCCACTTGAACGACAAGGACTTTCCGGCCGGTACGCCAAACTCGCTGATGACGCACTCTGCGGGTCTTCGTGAAGTAAATTACGATCCAGGGCCAATCACCTTGAATATCATGAAGGAAATGGGCTGGAGAACGACTTCGATTTTGCACAATGCTTTGCGGGACTATGAAACAGCCACAAATGTGGAAATAAAGGCTCGCATCATTAGCGATACTACTTTGGTGGCCAATACCGCGACATTGAATTATGTCATACTCGATTTGGCTACAGCTACCTTGACCGACCTCGAAAATGGTTTGGCGAACCCGACAAAGGTGCCGATGCAGCAGGTGGGCTCTACGGATGAATATACAGCGATTTTGCCCGTTTCACAGAATAATGTGGCCGTGGCTTATTTCTTGTCGGTGGAAGACAGCGACGGCTATACTTCAATTTCTCCGGCAAGCTACGATGTCAGTCCGTATTTGTTCTTTGTGGGTATTCCCGATCAGTGGGGGCCAGTTTTGGATTACGGTCCACCTACTTTTGTGAATTCAGGCATAAATATTCCCGTATTGACGAATGTATATGACGATTACGAAGCAGGTATTGATACCGTATTTGTCAATTATGCAGTGAATGGAGTATCGGCGGGTTCATTCGGTTTGAGAAAATACAATCCCGATACCGATTCGGATTTTTCGCAAGGAATCCAAAACGACAATGCTTATTTGTCGACAGAAGGCTTTCCTTCGCTTTCTACCAACGACCGCGTCACCTTTACCATTACCGCAAGAGATGCCGCAGGCAATGAAACGGTGATTCCTACCACGCAGAACAGTACCGATCAAGAAGGAACTTATGATGTGGATGAATACGAGTTTGCCGCCACAGAGCTGCTCTCTCCGGTTGACAATTATTTAAGTGATTTCAATTCGTCTACGGAAGATTTCGCCATGATTGGCTTCGATATCAATACGGCCGAAGGACTTGCCGACGGTTCTTTGCACACCTCATCACCGTATAAAAATGGTTTGGGGCTTATCGACCCGACATCAGGAAATACTTTTCTTTCTTTCGACTACAATGCCATTGCCTTTTTAAGAAAGCCGATCAGCTTGAATGCAGATTCATTGACTATCGCTTTTGATGAAATTGTGCTTGTGGAGCCTGGGGAAGACGGTTCAGTATTTGAGGATGCGGATTTTTGGGATTATGTGGCTGTTGAAGTCTCGTTCGATGCAAATACGTGGTATCTGGCCGATGATGGATACGATTCTGGAGCACAAAGTGCGTGGAAAGAGTTGTTTAATTCAACACTTACACCATCAACCGCTACTAATCCGACGAGTGTGGGCGTGCCCACAGTGGCTTTGTATCGTACGCGTGAAATCGATTTGAGTGATATTTTTGATGACAGTTTGGACGGTTTGAGCATTTTTATTCGCTTTAGATTGTATTCCGATCAGTTTGTGAACGGTTGGGGTTGGTCTATCGATAATTTGGCGATTCAGTTGCCTAAACCGCAGCCTTTGGCCAGCGAGACAGATCCATTTGATTTGAAAGTTTCGCCGAATCCGAGTACAGATTTTGTGGATTTGAAAGCCAAATTGGCAGGTGTCGATAAAGTAGAACTTGAAGTAATGACTGTGAGCGGAGTGAATATGTTCCAAGAAAATGTAGACTTGAGCAACAATGAGCTGTCTGAAAGGTTGGACACGCGATCATACGCTCCGGGTATTTATTTGGTGAAACTGAAGTCGAACAAAGGTGTAAGCACCAAGAAATTCATGGTTTTGAAATAA